The Clostridium sp. DL-VIII DNA window CTTACATTAACACTTAAAATCAATAAAGAATATAGAACCTCTTCTGTGATTTACGAAAAGTTTCCTTCTACAGACAGCCGCTTAGCATTAGAAACCAAAAACTATAGTTTTCCAGATAATAGCGAAATTGAAGTGATAGTTGATAATCCTAAAATGTTATTAGTTTATTCATTAAATTGGGAGAATCCAAGATCTGAAAATAAGGCGCATGAAAATAAATAACGAGTCCAAAATAGCCTTGCAAAGGGACTTGTTATTTATTTTATAGTGCCTAAATAAATTCTTGTTATAAGTCACAACATATTTGGTAATACTATATTATGAACAAAGGTCTATTTTAAATCTAATGTAAGCAAGGGTGGAATTTTATGCATGATTAATAATTTTATGAGTAAAAGGAATAACCAATTTATGGTTACTCCTTTTTTTATTTTTCATGAATTAAAATCCTATAATAATTTTTACTTTTTTCTGTCTATATAAGTTGCATTAAAGAGGTTACAGTTCATAATTACTGTTTGCATTTATACGATTAATTATAATGTAATGTTATTATTGCAACTTATATATCTTTAATTTTCAAATCACTTGTTAAAATAATGACCCTGTTCTATATCCTTAATTAAGCCTAAGTGCTCAGGTTCCCATCCTAAAAGTTCCCTTGTTTGTGCACTGCTAGCTGGCATTGCACTTGGAATATCGAGAGAAGCTAAGATCCCAAGAAAACCGAAATGTACCTCTGCTTCTTCACGTGAAATACTTACTACCGGCAAGTTTAATTGTTTACCTATAGTCTCTGCAATGTCATAAAATCGTACTCCTTCTTCAGCCCGCCCAAAAAGGCTTGAACCTGCAGGCGCTTTTTCTAATGCAAGTCTATAAAGTTTAGCTGCATCAAGTCTATGTATAGCCGGCCAACGGTTAGACCCATCTCCCACATAGGCAGAGACACCCTTTGTTCTAGCAATATCGATTAATATAGGTATGAAGGCGTGCTTATCACCTTCACCATGAACTGCTGGTGAGAGACTTACAACAGATGCTCTAACTCCCTTATTTGCCAAATTCAAGGTTGCATTATCAGAAGCGGCTCCATTAGCATGAGCAGTAGTTATAAATGGTTTTCCAGTACCTTCAAGTACCTCTCCTATTGTCTCTATTACTTTTAAATCAATAGCAAGTGAACCTGCAAAATCTGCAAAATCATGTCTAAATGCCAAGTGAATGACACCATCTGCAATTGAAGCACCTTTGCGAAGACATTCAAGGTCCTCAAGTGAACCGAAATGTGCTTCAGC harbors:
- a CDS encoding SDR family oxidoreductase; the protein is MRIFVTGATGYIGSAVVQELINAGHKVIGLTRSDNGAKMLEKVGAEAHFGSLEDLECLRKGASIADGVIHLAFRHDFADFAGSLAIDLKVIETIGEVLEGTGKPFITTAHANGAASDNATLNLANKGVRASVVSLSPAVHGEGDKHAFIPILIDIARTKGVSAYVGDGSNRWPAIHRLDAAKLYRLALEKAPAGSSLFGRAEEGVRFYDIAETIGKQLNLPVVSISREEAEVHFGFLGILASLDIPSAMPASSAQTRELLGWEPEHLGLIKDIEQGHYFNK